In Anseongella ginsenosidimutans, one genomic interval encodes:
- a CDS encoding heavy-metal-associated domain-containing protein — protein MKKTYAISGMTCSGCAGVVRNVLSGVEGVENVEVSLEKNEAVVEMNQEVATTELEAALAKTPYKLSGPGSSGL, from the coding sequence ATGAAAAAAACATATGCTATTTCAGGAATGACCTGCTCCGGATGTGCCGGAGTGGTCCGGAATGTATTGTCCGGCGTAGAAGGAGTCGAAAATGTGGAAGTAAGCCTTGAAAAAAACGAGGCTGTCGTGGAAATGAACCAGGAAGTCGCCACCACGGAACTGGAAGCCGCGCTGGCAAAAACACCCTATAAGCTTTCCGGCCCCGGCAGCAGCGGTTTGTAA
- a CDS encoding DUF4293 domain-containing protein: MIQRIQTIWLMFGLLGVLFVLTLPIISFTTTAPVDGKTTEITHVLKGVGHYQTIGDKVQKTETYTIAIALVGFLAAAYLLCIFSFRNRKRQMGLCWMIILLIFGLVALLLIKLQPYQDADILNRQLGISAFLPTASIICTLLARRAIARDEALVRSADRLR; the protein is encoded by the coding sequence ATGATCCAACGTATTCAAACTATCTGGCTGATGTTCGGGTTGCTGGGGGTATTATTTGTGTTGACCCTCCCCATTATCAGTTTTACAACAACCGCTCCTGTTGATGGCAAGACCACGGAAATAACGCACGTCCTTAAAGGAGTAGGACATTACCAGACCATAGGGGATAAAGTACAAAAAACAGAAACCTATACTATAGCGATTGCCCTCGTGGGTTTTCTTGCTGCGGCCTACCTGCTCTGTATCTTCTCTTTCAGAAACCGCAAACGCCAGATGGGCTTATGCTGGATGATCATTTTACTCATTTTCGGCCTGGTTGCGCTGCTGCTGATAAAGCTTCAGCCTTACCAGGACGCAGATATTCTTAACCGGCAGCTGGGTATCAGCGCTTTTTTACCTACTGCCTCCATAATTTGCACGCTGCTTGCCCGCAGGGCAATTGCCAGGGATGAAGCCCTGGTTCGGTCGGCCGACAGGTTGCGTTAA
- a CDS encoding DEAD/DEAH box helicase — MTDFKSLGLSEVLLKAIESMGFVTPTAIQEQAIPALLEGDNDLVGLAQTGTGKTAAFGLPMLQLIDPAERFPQGLVLCPTRELCLQITGDLKAFSQFLGEVNIVAVYGGANISNQIRDLRRGAQIIVATPGRMLDIINRGATNLSNIRYLVLDEADEMLNMGFQEDINSILSNTPDTKNTWLFSATMPNEVKRISRSYMDDPVEITVGSKNTGNVNIEHEYYVVRAREKYAALKRIVDYNPEIFAIIFTRTKIEAQEIAEHLIRDGYNADALHGDLSQQQRDKVMKRYRDRSLQLLIATDVAARGIDVSDITHVINYSLPDDIENYTHRSGRTARAGKSGVSIAIINSRETGRIRQIEKVIGKKFEKGEIPSGYDVCEKQLFALIHKVHEVKVNEEQIGPYLNRIYKEFENLDKEELIRRFASLEFNRFLEYYLNAPDLNSADERPSKSRERDHTSGGGSFTRMFVNLGSVDDLTRGDLLRFICDNSGISGQQVGRIDLKGIHTFFEVESSEAETVYNGLKSGSFKGRNIRVDYAEGNKSGGGRPSKSSRHGAKPSWKSSSRGSQGGKGKRR; from the coding sequence ATGACAGATTTTAAATCGCTTGGCCTCTCGGAGGTCTTGCTCAAAGCCATTGAAAGCATGGGCTTTGTCACTCCTACCGCCATCCAGGAACAGGCTATCCCGGCATTGCTTGAGGGAGATAACGACCTGGTGGGCCTTGCCCAGACCGGTACGGGGAAAACCGCGGCTTTCGGGCTGCCTATGCTGCAACTGATAGATCCTGCGGAACGCTTTCCCCAGGGGCTGGTGCTGTGTCCCACGCGGGAATTATGCCTCCAGATCACCGGCGACCTGAAAGCCTTCAGCCAATTCCTCGGCGAGGTAAATATCGTTGCCGTCTATGGCGGGGCTAATATTTCTAACCAGATACGGGACCTCAGAAGAGGGGCCCAGATCATTGTAGCTACCCCGGGAAGAATGCTCGATATCATTAACCGGGGCGCGACTAATCTTTCAAATATCCGTTACCTGGTCCTGGACGAGGCCGATGAGATGCTGAACATGGGATTCCAGGAGGATATCAACAGTATCCTGTCCAATACGCCCGACACCAAGAACACCTGGCTGTTTTCTGCCACCATGCCCAACGAGGTAAAGCGGATATCGCGCAGCTATATGGATGACCCGGTGGAGATCACGGTAGGCAGCAAAAACACCGGAAATGTAAACATAGAACACGAATACTATGTGGTGAGAGCCCGCGAGAAATACGCGGCCCTGAAACGCATTGTGGATTATAATCCTGAAATATTTGCGATCATCTTTACCCGCACCAAGATAGAGGCGCAGGAGATCGCCGAACACCTCATCCGGGACGGCTACAATGCCGATGCCCTGCACGGCGACCTGTCCCAGCAGCAGCGTGACAAAGTGATGAAACGTTACCGCGACCGCTCCCTGCAGCTGCTGATCGCAACCGATGTGGCGGCAAGGGGCATCGATGTAAGCGATATCACACACGTGATCAATTATTCACTGCCTGACGATATAGAGAATTACACCCACCGGAGCGGACGGACGGCAAGGGCCGGCAAGTCAGGGGTCTCCATCGCCATCATCAACAGCCGGGAAACCGGCAGGATCAGGCAGATCGAAAAGGTCATCGGGAAGAAGTTCGAAAAGGGAGAGATCCCAAGCGGTTATGACGTCTGCGAAAAGCAGTTATTCGCCCTCATTCATAAAGTGCATGAAGTAAAGGTAAACGAGGAGCAGATTGGCCCTTACCTCAACCGAATTTACAAGGAATTTGAAAACCTTGACAAGGAGGAACTTATACGTCGCTTTGCTTCCCTGGAATTCAATCGTTTCCTGGAATATTACCTGAATGCGCCGGATCTGAATTCGGCGGACGAAAGACCTTCAAAAAGCAGGGAGAGGGATCATACTTCCGGCGGCGGCAGCTTTACCCGCATGTTTGTGAATCTGGGCTCAGTAGACGACCTTACCCGGGGTGACCTGCTCCGTTTCATTTGCGACAACTCCGGTATCAGCGGGCAGCAGGTGGGCCGCATTGACCTGAAAGGAATCCATACCTTCTTCGAAGTGGAGTCTTCCGAGGCCGAAACGGTTTACAATGGTCTGAAAAGCGGCTCCTTCAAAGGAAGGAATATCCGGGTTGATTATGCCGAAGGGAATAAAAGCGGCGGCGGCAGGCCTTCCAAATCATCCCGGCATGGGGCTAAGCCCTCCTGGAAATCTTCCTCCCGGGGCAGCCAGGGAGGCAAAGGCAAGCGGAGGTAA
- the idi gene encoding isopentenyl-diphosphate Delta-isomerase, which yields MREESLILVNEKDEVTGFGEKIDVHRKGLLHRAFSILIVNTQNELLLQKRADEKYHSAGLWANACCSHPLKGEETAAAAHRRLQEELGFDCSLEFAFKFIYRADFDNGLTEHELDHVFTGRYDGPVYPDPAEISEVKWIRAADLANSLSREPEAYAAWFRIIMERAGELKF from the coding sequence ATGCGAGAGGAATCACTTATCCTGGTGAATGAAAAGGACGAAGTGACCGGATTCGGCGAAAAAATCGATGTCCACCGGAAAGGCCTCTTGCATCGCGCTTTTTCCATTCTGATAGTAAATACTCAAAACGAGCTTCTTCTGCAGAAAAGAGCGGATGAAAAATACCATTCCGCGGGCCTGTGGGCCAATGCCTGCTGCAGCCATCCGTTAAAAGGGGAAGAAACGGCTGCGGCCGCCCACCGCCGGCTGCAGGAGGAACTGGGATTTGACTGCAGCCTGGAGTTTGCATTTAAGTTCATCTATCGCGCCGACTTTGATAACGGGCTCACGGAACACGAACTCGATCATGTATTTACCGGCCGGTATGACGGACCGGTATATCCGGATCCTGCAGAAATATCCGAAGTAAAATGGATACGCGCGGCCGACCTGGCAAACAGCCTCAGCCGCGAACCGGAAGCTTATGCAGCCTGGTTCCGGATCATCATGGAAAGGGCCGGTGAGTTAAAATTCTAA
- the bshC gene encoding bacillithiol biosynthesis cysteine-adding enzyme BshC yields MDCKLTDPINLDFSKTGFFSKLILDYLEGAPALAPFHQYPPSVDAFSNAIKAKEKESIDRQALTEALRSQYGPSLLTPELESLIGSLNLANTYTVTTGHQLNIFGGPLYFIYKIISTINLAEAVEKANPGNRIIPVFWMATEDHDFAEINHISLFGKELKWDAKPGGATGRMDPRGMQDVLAQLKEILGSSPQAEELAALFEKAYAGHRTLADATRYFVHQLLGSYGLLIIDGDDPRLKSLFSDIIEKDILEGISSAQVIQTNRQLEETGYKTQAHPREINFFYLEENLRERIVLENGEYQVLNSDISFSPENLATEISRHPEKFSPNVIMRPVYQEKILPNLAYVGGGGELAYWMQLCSVFEAHHINFPILILRNSLLLIDENSGKKMSSLGIEPESLFQPEQQLINAFVQSHSEEELSLEEEKKAFEELFNRIGEKAFALDPTLKDSAEAEKAKFFNSLKGLENKLSKAGRRRFDTELAQLSRLRQKLFPDSGLQERHENFIPFYLKYGPSFFSELKKRLEPCLNKFQILSVR; encoded by the coding sequence ATGGATTGTAAACTCACTGACCCGATCAACCTTGACTTTTCCAAAACCGGTTTTTTCAGCAAACTTATCCTGGATTACCTGGAGGGCGCACCCGCCCTGGCCCCCTTTCACCAGTATCCGCCTTCCGTTGATGCATTCAGCAATGCGATAAAGGCAAAAGAAAAAGAAAGTATTGACAGGCAGGCCTTAACGGAAGCATTAAGATCCCAATACGGCCCGTCCCTGCTCACGCCGGAACTGGAATCCCTGATCGGCAGCCTTAACCTGGCGAATACCTATACGGTGACTACCGGCCATCAGCTGAATATCTTCGGCGGCCCCCTTTACTTTATCTATAAGATCATTAGCACGATCAACCTTGCGGAAGCGGTTGAAAAAGCAAATCCGGGCAACAGGATCATTCCTGTTTTCTGGATGGCTACCGAAGATCATGACTTTGCTGAGATCAATCATATCAGCCTTTTCGGTAAGGAACTGAAATGGGATGCCAAGCCCGGAGGAGCTACCGGCCGCATGGACCCGCGCGGAATGCAGGACGTACTCGCGCAGCTGAAAGAAATCCTGGGCAGTTCGCCGCAAGCGGAAGAACTTGCCGCTTTGTTCGAAAAGGCCTATGCCGGTCACCGGACCCTGGCAGATGCCACGCGCTATTTTGTACACCAATTACTGGGAAGCTACGGCCTGCTCATTATTGACGGGGATGATCCGCGGCTCAAATCCCTTTTCTCCGATATCATAGAAAAGGACATACTGGAAGGGATAAGCAGCGCTCAAGTCATCCAAACTAACCGTCAGCTGGAAGAAACCGGGTACAAGACCCAGGCTCATCCGCGGGAGATAAATTTCTTTTACCTGGAAGAAAACCTGCGCGAACGAATTGTGTTAGAAAATGGCGAATACCAGGTCTTGAATTCGGATATCAGCTTTTCACCGGAAAACCTGGCAACGGAAATCAGCCGGCACCCGGAAAAATTCAGCCCCAATGTGATCATGAGGCCCGTGTACCAGGAAAAGATCCTGCCCAACCTGGCCTATGTGGGAGGAGGCGGCGAACTGGCCTACTGGATGCAGCTTTGCAGCGTTTTCGAAGCGCACCATATAAATTTTCCCATCCTGATCCTTCGCAACTCCCTCCTGCTGATAGACGAGAACAGCGGAAAGAAAATGAGTAGCCTTGGTATTGAGCCTGAAAGCCTGTTCCAGCCGGAACAACAGCTGATCAACGCCTTTGTGCAGTCACATTCGGAAGAAGAACTCAGCCTTGAGGAGGAAAAGAAAGCCTTCGAAGAACTTTTCAATAGGATCGGCGAGAAAGCTTTCGCGCTTGATCCGACCCTCAAAGACAGCGCTGAAGCAGAAAAGGCCAAGTTCTTTAATTCCCTCAAGGGCCTGGAAAACAAGTTATCCAAAGCCGGAAGACGCCGCTTTGACACCGAGCTGGCCCAATTGAGCAGGCTGCGGCAGAAGCTTTTTCCCGATTCCGGCCTCCAGGAAAGACATGAGAACTTCATCCCCTTCTACCTGAAATACGGACCTTCCTTTTTCAGCGAATTGAAAAAACGGTTAGAGCCCTGCCTAAACAAATTCCAGATACTTTCTGTTAGGTAG
- a CDS encoding Ldh family oxidoreductase: protein MDYVNLSEEALRTFTINIFQAIGVPPDDARQAADVLLKSDLRGIDSHGVARLSGYVRLWEKERINPDPKVRIVHETHSTATVDGDSGLGLVVAPKAMKIAIEKAEEHGSGWISVRNSNHFGIAAYHAMMALEKDMIGMSMTNASPLVSPTFSAERLLGTNPICYAFPAGKYPPVIVDMATAAAANGKLEIAQRTETTIPEGWIQNKHGHSSTDPTELRKGGALLPLGSNPTHGSHKGFCLSATVDILSSVLSGGNYGPWVPPFVAFLEPPSDPVGLGIGHFLGAMRVDGFRPVDDFKQHMDNWVERFKNARPIDESRPVVIPGEPETAAEQDRSINGIPVIRPVYEDLKHLSRKFNIALD from the coding sequence ATGGACTACGTAAACTTATCCGAAGAAGCTCTCAGAACATTTACAATAAACATTTTTCAGGCAATTGGCGTACCTCCGGACGATGCCCGGCAGGCGGCGGACGTATTACTTAAATCGGACCTGCGGGGGATCGATTCCCATGGTGTAGCCCGTTTAAGCGGCTATGTCCGGCTTTGGGAAAAAGAGCGGATCAACCCCGATCCCAAGGTTCGGATCGTACATGAAACCCATAGCACGGCTACGGTGGACGGTGACAGCGGCCTTGGATTGGTGGTAGCCCCAAAAGCGATGAAAATAGCCATCGAAAAAGCCGAAGAACATGGTTCGGGCTGGATTTCGGTCCGCAACTCCAACCACTTCGGCATTGCCGCTTACCATGCCATGATGGCGCTGGAGAAAGACATGATCGGCATGTCCATGACCAATGCCAGCCCACTGGTATCGCCTACTTTCTCCGCCGAAAGGCTGCTTGGCACCAACCCCATCTGTTATGCCTTCCCCGCCGGAAAATATCCTCCGGTAATAGTGGACATGGCTACGGCGGCGGCGGCCAACGGGAAGCTGGAAATAGCCCAAAGAACAGAAACAACGATCCCCGAAGGTTGGATTCAGAATAAACACGGCCATTCTTCCACTGACCCCACCGAACTCCGGAAAGGCGGCGCACTGCTGCCCCTGGGGAGTAACCCTACCCACGGAAGCCATAAGGGATTTTGCCTGAGCGCGACCGTGGATATCCTCTCATCGGTCCTGTCCGGCGGCAATTACGGGCCCTGGGTTCCTCCATTTGTTGCTTTCCTGGAACCACCTTCAGATCCGGTAGGGCTAGGCATCGGGCACTTCCTGGGAGCCATGCGGGTAGATGGCTTCCGCCCGGTCGACGATTTCAAGCAGCATATGGATAACTGGGTGGAGCGCTTCAAAAATGCCCGGCCCATTGACGAAAGCCGCCCCGTCGTAATTCCCGGGGAACCGGAAACCGCTGCCGAGCAAGACAGAAGCATCAATGGCATCCCCGTCATCCGCCCTGTTTACGAAGACCTGAAGCACCTTTCCCGCAAATTCAATATTGCACTGGACTAA
- a CDS encoding sugar phosphate isomerase/epimerase family protein yields the protein MKKAIATFCFILTLALSFHSLKAQNAAVEELGWKIGSQAYTFRLFTLEEALGKLNTLGLKYVELYPGQKVDAGSGDATVSHNASPETIQKIKQLLKSKGVQPVCYGVVSGGDEAEWRKIFEFAKELGIEIITSEPAFNQLDMVEKLCEEFKIKLAIHNHPLPSGYWHPQIIATLLKDRSPLMGACADIGHWVRSGLDPIESLHLLEGRVISFHIKDMNKFGVREAHDVPWGTGYSNISAVMHEMKRQNFKGVYSIEYEHNWENNVPEIQESLEYFYRVAEALTTE from the coding sequence ATGAAAAAAGCAATTGCTACGTTTTGTTTTATTTTAACGCTGGCCCTGTCTTTCCATTCGCTGAAAGCGCAGAATGCCGCGGTAGAAGAATTAGGCTGGAAAATTGGCTCGCAGGCCTATACTTTCCGCCTTTTCACACTTGAAGAAGCGTTGGGGAAATTAAACACCCTGGGCTTAAAATACGTGGAGTTATACCCGGGGCAGAAAGTCGACGCCGGTTCAGGCGATGCAACGGTCAGCCACAATGCCAGCCCCGAAACCATCCAAAAGATCAAGCAATTGCTTAAATCCAAAGGTGTTCAGCCGGTTTGCTACGGCGTAGTGAGCGGCGGCGATGAAGCCGAATGGAGAAAAATATTCGAGTTCGCGAAAGAGCTGGGCATTGAGATAATTACCTCTGAGCCTGCTTTCAACCAGCTGGACATGGTGGAAAAACTTTGCGAAGAATTCAAGATAAAACTGGCCATTCATAACCATCCCCTGCCCTCCGGCTACTGGCATCCCCAGATCATTGCCACCCTGCTGAAAGACCGCAGCCCGCTTATGGGCGCCTGCGCCGATATCGGCCACTGGGTGCGTTCCGGGCTGGATCCCATTGAATCCCTGCACCTGCTCGAAGGCCGCGTGATCAGCTTCCATATCAAGGACATGAATAAATTTGGCGTCCGGGAAGCACATGATGTGCCCTGGGGAACAGGCTACAGCAATATCTCCGCCGTAATGCACGAAATGAAGCGGCAAAATTTCAAGGGCGTGTACTCCATTGAATACGAACACAACTGGGAGAACAACGTACCGGAAATTCAGGAAAGCCTGGAGTACTTTTACCGGGTTGCGGAGGCGCTGACCACAGAATAA
- the lepB gene encoding signal peptidase I, translating to MNWKFRTKQHTGQDKKVRKPKSKTREWVDAVVFAVIAATIIRTFFIEAYTIPTPSMEKSLLVGDFLFVSKVNYGPRVPMTPLAFPFAHHTMPLTRDAKSYSTAIQLPYYRLPGFEDIERQDVVVFNYPADPEDRPVDKRENYIKRCVAIAGDTLQIINAEIYVNGVKQPEPEDMESSYIVRTTGEDFNYDALRNLGLSKDDLGPNNYYRNKSLYYFKSLTDEQAAALRKFGNVNSIEPNILAKNEPEPQGTVFPSDTSLHWNRDNYGPIWLPKQGATVPLNLDNLPFYERVISYYEGNELEVRGSEIYINGAKADSYTFEMDYYFMMGDNRHNSLDSRYWGFVPEDHVVGKALFIWMSWDKDETFLNKIRWNRLFNGID from the coding sequence ATGAACTGGAAATTCAGGACTAAACAACATACAGGTCAGGACAAGAAAGTAAGAAAACCTAAAAGCAAAACCCGCGAGTGGGTGGACGCTGTCGTTTTCGCGGTGATCGCCGCTACCATCATTCGTACCTTTTTTATTGAAGCCTATACAATTCCCACGCCTTCTATGGAGAAGTCGCTCCTGGTAGGTGATTTTCTTTTCGTAAGTAAAGTGAATTACGGCCCGCGGGTGCCGATGACGCCCCTGGCCTTTCCTTTTGCGCACCATACGATGCCCCTTACCCGGGATGCCAAGTCTTATTCCACCGCCATTCAGCTGCCGTACTATCGCCTGCCCGGTTTTGAGGACATTGAACGGCAGGACGTCGTGGTATTTAACTATCCCGCCGACCCGGAGGACCGGCCCGTGGATAAACGGGAGAATTATATCAAGCGCTGCGTAGCCATTGCCGGGGATACCCTGCAGATCATTAATGCGGAGATCTATGTAAACGGGGTAAAGCAGCCTGAACCCGAAGACATGGAATCCTCTTACATTGTCAGGACCACCGGGGAGGACTTCAACTACGACGCCCTGCGCAACCTGGGTTTGAGCAAGGATGATCTCGGGCCAAATAATTATTACCGAAACAAGAGTCTTTACTACTTTAAAAGCCTTACGGACGAACAAGCCGCCGCCTTGCGGAAATTTGGCAATGTAAACAGCATCGAACCGAATATACTGGCTAAGAACGAGCCGGAGCCGCAGGGCACGGTTTTTCCTTCCGATACCTCTCTTCACTGGAACAGGGATAATTACGGCCCCATATGGCTCCCCAAACAAGGGGCAACCGTTCCCTTAAACCTGGACAACCTTCCCTTTTATGAACGGGTGATCAGCTATTACGAAGGAAATGAACTCGAAGTAAGAGGCAGCGAGATCTACATTAACGGCGCAAAAGCCGATAGCTATACTTTTGAAATGGACTACTATTTCATGATGGGTGATAATCGCCATAATTCCCTGGATTCCCGCTACTGGGGATTCGTTCCCGAAGACCATGTAGTCGGGAAGGCGCTTTTCATCTGGATGTCCTGGGATAAAGATGAAACCTTCCTGAATAAGATTCGGTGGAACCGGTTGTTTAATGGCATAGACTAG
- the dapB gene encoding 4-hydroxy-tetrahydrodipicolinate reductase, which translates to MKIALLGYGKMGKEVEKAALKRGHEIVLKIDVANPGDLSPENLSGADAAIEFTTPQTAPENIRACLNAGLPVVVGTTGWYAHFDELAALCRQREGTLFHATNFSIGVAIFFHMNRMLAGIMNAHPDYEVSIEEIHHTRKLDAPSGTAITAAEAILEQILRKEGWENAEKTSGENKLLIKSLREGDVPGTHTVTYRSGIDSIELKHTAFSREGFASGAVAAAEWVRDRKGVFTMSDMLRFN; encoded by the coding sequence ATGAAGATTGCATTACTGGGATACGGGAAAATGGGTAAGGAAGTAGAGAAAGCCGCTTTGAAGCGGGGGCATGAGATTGTGCTGAAGATAGATGTAGCGAATCCCGGCGATCTTTCGCCCGAAAACCTGTCCGGGGCGGATGCCGCGATAGAGTTTACCACCCCGCAGACAGCCCCTGAAAACATCCGGGCCTGCCTGAATGCCGGCTTGCCTGTTGTGGTGGGCACCACGGGCTGGTATGCGCATTTTGACGAACTCGCCGCCCTTTGCAGGCAGAGGGAGGGAACACTCTTCCATGCGACCAATTTCAGCATTGGCGTAGCTATTTTCTTTCATATGAACAGGATGCTTGCGGGCATCATGAACGCTCATCCGGATTATGAAGTAAGCATTGAAGAAATCCATCATACCCGAAAGCTCGACGCCCCGAGCGGCACCGCCATAACGGCGGCTGAAGCGATACTGGAGCAGATCCTGCGGAAAGAAGGCTGGGAGAATGCCGAAAAGACTTCCGGCGAAAATAAACTGCTTATCAAGTCGCTGAGGGAAGGAGATGTTCCCGGAACACATACGGTAACGTACCGCTCGGGAATTGATTCCATTGAATTGAAGCACACTGCCTTTAGCCGGGAAGGCTTTGCCAGCGGGGCGGTGGCCGCCGCCGAATGGGTTAGGGACCGGAAGGGCGTTTTTACCATGAGCGACATGCTGCGTTTTAATTAG